The genome window TGCGCTCAAGGTAACGCCGCGCGATATGATCTCCATCTTCCAAGCCCTCAAGCAAGCAGGCGCACTTCGAGCAGAACTGGTGATCATGTAGTGGGGAGAAACGAACAGACCGTGAGCATCGAGCAGATTCAACAACGTGTTGCCACTGGGCCCGCAGACCGAGCTGAACAGGAAAAGCGACTTCGCCATGTGTGCCAGGAGTTTGAGTCCTTGTTCATTGCTCATTTGCTGAAGACGATGCGCGAATGTAGCACTGAAGAAGGGCTCTTTGGAGAGGGGTTGGGCGGTGACGTCTATCAAAGCCTTTTTGAGGCTGAGGTGGCGCGAAAAATAGCGCAGACGAAGGGCCTAGGCATAGCCGACATTCTGTACCGGAATCTGGTGCAGCAGGTGCGGCAGCAAGTTCCACCTGTGCAGAAAGAACCAGCCCCTTCGCAGTCTGTCCCTGGGCGCATTAGCCGGTACGATGCCTTCATCCGCGAGGCGTGTGAACAGTACAGTGTGCCTGTGCATGTTGTGTACGCAGTGATCGAGCAAGAGTCTGCAGGAAATCCTCACGCTGTTTCGGCCAAGAAGGCCAAAGGATTGATGCAGCTCATGGACCACACGGCGCGGGAACTCGGGGTGCGCAACGTGTTTGATGTCCGAGAAAATATTGCGGCCGGGGTGCGCTACCTGCGGCAGATGCTCGACCGATTCGGGGGCGACCTCAAGCGGGCCCTCGCCGCATACAATGCAGGACCAGGGGCCGTGGAGCGCCACAACGGTGTGCCCCCCTATGCGGAGACGCAGCGGTTCGTGGAACGGGTCCTCGCTGCTGCCGAACAGTACCGATCGCGTTTGACCACGACTAACTCCTCTGGAACTGAGGTAAGGGAGGATGGTGTCTGAGGTAACCACAAGAGAGCACGTGCGGGAGCCTCAGTACGAGCTTGAAAAGGCCCTCCACGACCTGGTGGAAGTCATCGAGCGGGAAGTGGCGCTTTTCCAGGACCTACTTGAAGCCCTCAATCGGCAACATCAAGCAGTGCTTCAGGAGGAAGCGGAACCGGTGCTGCACAGCAACGCGCGGGTCCAGGAGTTGGTAGAAGAGACGCGACGCGTGGAGCGGAGTAGGGCGCAGACGACGGCGGCAGTCTCGACGCACCTGGGCATGGAAACGCGCCAGCCCACGCTTTCACAAATCATCCCGCTGGTAGAAGAGCACTATGCCCAGCGGCTACGGGAACTGCGGGAGATTTTGCTTTCTCTGACGCAGAGGGTGCAGGAGACCAACTTGCGCAACAAGCGGCTCCTCAACCGTGCCCTGCACACGGTGACCACCAGCATCCGATTGCTTTCGGGACAGAATGGGGTGTATGACGATAAAGGGCGCGAACAGCCTGCGAATCGCCAGTGTTTCACCGTGCAAACGTGAGACGAGCGGAGTAAATGGTCAGGATAAGCGATCTACTAAACACTGCCCGGCGGGGCCTGCACGCGCAGAGCCACGCGCTTCACGTTGCCAGCCATAACATTGCCAATGCTAACACCGATGGTTACTCACGGCAACGTGTGTCTATGGCGCCATCGGAGCCGCTTCGCACACCGGTGGGGATGGTGGGGACCGGAGTCGACGTAACGCAGATCGAACGCCTGCGCGAAAGCCTGTGGGACTGGCAGCTTAATGCAGAGTACCAAGAGCTCGCGCGGTGGCAGGCGCGCGCTATGGCCCTCCAGGAGATAGAGGTCCTGATCAACGAGCCTTCGGAGACAGGATTAGCCGCGGCACTCGAAGGTTTCTGGGACAGCTGGCAGACTCTGGCCAATTATCCTGAAGAGGCGTCCGCGCGGCAACAAGTGCGAGAGTGGGGTTTGCGGCTCGCCGCAGCCTTCAACCGGGTCTACCGGGGCCTCACTACGGTCCAGCAGTCTCTTGATGAGCAAGTAGGGCTCCTCGTGAACCAAGTGAACGACTTGGGCAGGCAGATCGCAGCACTTAACGTGCAGATCGCTCAAGCCGAAAGCAGCGGGGTGCAGGCCAACGATTTCCGGGACCGCCGGGATCTTCTCATCAACGAGCTCAGCCGCCTGGTGGATGTGCAAGTCATCGAAATGCCTTCCGGTATGGTGAATGTCACGGTGGGCGGCGAGACGTTAGTTGCCGGCGACAAGGTGCGAAACATAGAGGTGACCACCACCACAGTACAGGGGGTCGTGGTGCATAGCCCGCGCTGGGGAGTGAACGGGAGAGAGGTCCTAATCCGCGGGGGGAGGATCGGGGGTTTGCTGGAGATGATCCACTCGGTTATCCCCCAGTATCGGACCCGGTTGGACACTGTGGCAACAGCGGTGGCCACGGAGGTAAACCGCGTGCACCAACAGGGATACGCTCCGGACGGGTCCTCCGGTATCCCATTCTTTGCTCCTGACACCTCAGGCGCAGGAGATATCGCCGTTCACCCCGCGATTCTCAATAGCCTGAATGCAATCGCTGCCTCACGCGATGGGACTGTTGGCAATGGCGACATTGCCCTGGAGATCAGTCGCATCAAGAATCAAGCTGTCATCAATCAAGGGACGGAAAGCATCAACAGCTTCTTCAGGCGTATTGTGGCTGCCTTGGGATTGGATATTCAGTCTGCCACGAACACGTCCGAGAACCTGGAGCAGTTTGTGCAGCAGCTGGAAATGAAGCGGGAATCGGTCTCCGGGGTGTCACTCGATGAGGAGATGGCTGACCTGATCCGCTTTCAACGTGCCTACCAGGCTTCGGCACGTCTGGTGGCGATGGTCGATGAACTGATGCAGACCGTCCTCAATATGGTCTGAGCACGGAGTACGAGGCATGCGTATTACCAGCCGGATGCTGGTCAACAACCTCCTTGCCCATTTGCACCGCTCTCTGCAACGGATAGATGTTCACCAAGAGCAGATTGCCAGCGGCAACCGAATCAACAGGCCGTCCGATGACCCTGCAGGGACCGCCAAAGTGCTCCGTTTGCGCGATGCAATCGCCGATAACCGCCGGTTTCTCGACAATGTCGCAGACGGACAACATTGGCTCACCGTCACCGAGGCGGCCTTGGCGGATTCAGTTGAGATTTTCACGCAACTGCGAAGCAGGATACTCCAGGCGCAAAACGATACCTTAACGGCCGAGGACCGGCGCACCATGAGTGGATGGGTCGCCGAGTACCTGGAGCAGCTCACACAGGTTGCGAATCGACAGGAGCAAGGGAAGTACGTCTTTGCCGGGACCCACACAACCACACCGCCCTATTTGTTGACCGACGAAGTGGAAGATGAACCCTTTGTGGCCCGGGTGGGCGCTGCCGTCCTTCTCGACTACACGGAACTTGCCACAGGTACCGTGGTGGTTACCGACAAGAGCGGCACGACTTACAACGAAGGTGTGGACTATCAAGTCGATTACACGCAGGGCACCATCACCGCACTTTCCGGTGGAGGCATGAACGACGGGGACACCTATTATGTCTCCTATCAGTTGATCCGTCCGTTGCGCGTGGTGGCGAACGCTGCGGGTAGTACCGGCGAACTGAGGCGGCAGGTAGGTGAGGCAGCGGTAGTGACCGTGAACGTCCGCGCCCCTGAGGCCTTTGGTGCCTCCAACGAGGCATTCGACGTGCTCAGAGCGGTGAAGAATGCACTGGTACGCGACGACCACGAGGCACTGCGACAAGGCCTGAGCGCCTTGGATGCAGCGCTGGACCGGCTCCTGGAAGTGCAGAGCCGCGTTGGCGTCCAATACGAGCATCTGGCAATGACCCATGACCGTCTGAGCAATGAGGCGATACTTCTCGAGCGTCTGCGGTCCCAAGTGGCCGACACAGATGTGGCCGAGGCGGTGGTAAAGCTCCAGGAACAAAAGACCTCCTACCAGGCGGCACTAAGCGTCACGGCCAGCATCAGCCAAATCAGCTTGCTCGACTACCTGAAATGAGCGTCGCAACATGAGAGGGTAAGGGTGGATGATGACGGGACAAACTATGAACACCGCGGTGTTGGGTGAGATCGAACTGGACGAAGAGGCCGTTCTCACCTTTCCCGAGGGCCTGCCGGGTTTTGAACACTATACGCGCTTCGTCATCTTAGGCGATGAGCGCTTTTTCCCCTTCCAGTGGCTCCAATCGGTGGAAGATGCCAATCTCGCGTTCCCTATTATCGAGCCCCACTTTGTGTGCCGAGACTACTGCCCGAGATTGTCCAAAAAGGTTATGGAAAGCTTGCAGTTGGAGAGTCCTGAAGAAGCCCAACTTTTTGCCATCACGACCATAGGGTCATCGCCGCGGGAGGTGACGGCGAACCTGAAAGCCCCGCTGGTGGTGAACCCAAAGGCACGTCTGGCCAAGCAGTACATCCTGGAGGGAACCAGTTACTCGTTGCGTCATCCGGTGCTCGGTTAGAGCGTATCACAAGCCAGGGACGGCACGACCATGCTCATATTGACACGGCGAGTCGGCGAAAGCATTACCATCGGGGACGAGATTCGGGTGAAGCTCCTGGGGATTAGCGGGCGCCAGGTGAAGATCGGCATCGAAGCCCCGCGCGGTGTCGTGGTGCACCGCGAAGAGGTGTATGAGCGCATCGTCGAACAGAACAGGCTTGCTGCGCAGAGCTTGAGGAGCGAAGGCCTTAAGGGTGCAGCCGACTTGTTCAGAAAGCGAGTGCGGGATGAACTGCAGGAAGTTGAAAGCGGACGTTAAGACGTCTTCTCATCCGCGTGCCGCGAGGGCGGCGCATAATGGGGTCGCCGGCAGCGTGCCCTTTGCGGAGCTTGAAGCGGTTGCCCTTGGCCTCATGGAGGAAGGGGAGTATGAGGCCGCCTTGCCCTACCTGGAACAGGCATTGGCCTTGAACCCCACCTCTGCTCCTACGCACTGCCACCTCGGCCAGGTCTACTATGCACGCATGATGTGGCGCGAGGCCGAAGAACAGTTCCGGAAGGCCCTGGCGCTCGACTTTAATCTCTTGGAGGCGCATTTCAATCTGGCTGTTCTCTGTCAGCGACAACGCCGTTTCCCGGAGGCGCTTGCCTTTTTCAAGCAAGTGGTCATGGCAGAGCCCAGCGATTGGGAGTGCTTTCTGCGGATGGGACAGTGCACGGCGGAGATGGGGAACCTGAGGGACGCGGAAGCTTTCTACGCCGAAGCGCTGCGACTCAAACCTGATTCGCTCGAGGCTGCCGGAGGATTGGCCAAGGTCTTCCTTGCCACGGAACAGCTGGACAAGGCGGTGAACACACTGGAACTTGGCTTGCGTTACCACCCGGAATGCACAGAATTGCGCGCGGCGCTTGCGCATGTGTACGAGCAGGACGGCGAATACGAGAAAGCGTTGGCCCAGTTCTACCGCCTGGTCAAGGACAACCCAGAAGATGCAGAGCTTCACTACCACCTCGGCATGTGCTGTGTGAAGCTTGGGCTTTTGCGCGAGGCGGAACCACTGCTTGCCAAGGCCTCTCAGCTCGATCCGGAACTCTTGGAGGCTATGGAGGCGCTTGCGCACTTGTACCTTAGCACGGGCAGGGAAGAGGAGGCCATCAGGACCTTCGAGCATCGGCTGCAGGTTGAAGCAGGCATGATGGGCTCGGGAGTGGGGATACCCAGAGGGGGCCGCGTGCGAATTCTGCAGGAACTCGCTGAATGCTACGTGCGTCGGTCCGACTACGTTCGTGCCCGCCGGCTATTGGAGGAGTGCCTGGCATTGGCACCTGGCCAACCTGAGGCGCAACTACTGCTTGCTCGTGTTGACGAAGGGGCCAAGGCCTGTGAACCAGGCTAAAGAATCCCACTGGGGGTGTAACGAGCACTCGCGCAAGGAAGGCGCCCTCATAGCTGGTGAGCTGCTGCAATGGGCATGTGCGCAGGAGTGTGATTCGGACCCTCAAATGACACCCTGGTGAGGAGGCTCGTTTTCTGAGAAGGCAAACAGAGGGCTCTAGTCTGGCAATGA of candidate division KSB1 bacterium contains these proteins:
- the flgL gene encoding flagellar hook-associated protein FlgL gives rise to the protein MRITSRMLVNNLLAHLHRSLQRIDVHQEQIASGNRINRPSDDPAGTAKVLRLRDAIADNRRFLDNVADGQHWLTVTEAALADSVEIFTQLRSRILQAQNDTLTAEDRRTMSGWVAEYLEQLTQVANRQEQGKYVFAGTHTTTPPYLLTDEVEDEPFVARVGAAVLLDYTELATGTVVVTDKSGTTYNEGVDYQVDYTQGTITALSGGGMNDGDTYYVSYQLIRPLRVVANAAGSTGELRRQVGEAAVVTVNVRAPEAFGASNEAFDVLRAVKNALVRDDHEALRQGLSALDAALDRLLEVQSRVGVQYEHLAMTHDRLSNEAILLERLRSQVADTDVAEAVVKLQEQKTSYQAALSVTASISQISLLDYLK
- the flgK gene encoding flagellar hook-associated protein FlgK; protein product: MVRISDLLNTARRGLHAQSHALHVASHNIANANTDGYSRQRVSMAPSEPLRTPVGMVGTGVDVTQIERLRESLWDWQLNAEYQELARWQARAMALQEIEVLINEPSETGLAAALEGFWDSWQTLANYPEEASARQQVREWGLRLAAAFNRVYRGLTTVQQSLDEQVGLLVNQVNDLGRQIAALNVQIAQAESSGVQANDFRDRRDLLINELSRLVDVQVIEMPSGMVNVTVGGETLVAGDKVRNIEVTTTTVQGVVVHSPRWGVNGREVLIRGGRIGGLLEMIHSVIPQYRTRLDTVATAVATEVNRVHQQGYAPDGSSGIPFFAPDTSGAGDIAVHPAILNSLNAIAASRDGTVGNGDIALEISRIKNQAVINQGTESINSFFRRIVAALGLDIQSATNTSENLEQFVQQLEMKRESVSGVSLDEEMADLIRFQRAYQASARLVAMVDELMQTVLNMV
- the fliW gene encoding flagellar assembly protein FliW; its protein translation is MMTGQTMNTAVLGEIELDEEAVLTFPEGLPGFEHYTRFVILGDERFFPFQWLQSVEDANLAFPIIEPHFVCRDYCPRLSKKVMESLQLESPEEAQLFAITTIGSSPREVTANLKAPLVVNPKARLAKQYILEGTSYSLRHPVLG
- the csrA gene encoding carbon storage regulator CsrA — translated: MLILTRRVGESITIGDEIRVKLLGISGRQVKIGIEAPRGVVVHREEVYERIVEQNRLAAQSLRSEGLKGAADLFRKRVRDELQEVESGR
- a CDS encoding tetratricopeptide repeat protein, which codes for MNCRKLKADVKTSSHPRAARAAHNGVAGSVPFAELEAVALGLMEEGEYEAALPYLEQALALNPTSAPTHCHLGQVYYARMMWREAEEQFRKALALDFNLLEAHFNLAVLCQRQRRFPEALAFFKQVVMAEPSDWECFLRMGQCTAEMGNLRDAEAFYAEALRLKPDSLEAAGGLAKVFLATEQLDKAVNTLELGLRYHPECTELRAALAHVYEQDGEYEKALAQFYRLVKDNPEDAELHYHLGMCCVKLGLLREAEPLLAKASQLDPELLEAMEALAHLYLSTGREEEAIRTFEHRLQVEAGMMGSGVGIPRGGRVRILQELAECYVRRSDYVRARRLLEECLALAPGQPEAQLLLARVDEGAKACEPG
- a CDS encoding flagellar protein FlgN; amino-acid sequence: MVSEVTTREHVREPQYELEKALHDLVEVIEREVALFQDLLEALNRQHQAVLQEEAEPVLHSNARVQELVEETRRVERSRAQTTAAVSTHLGMETRQPTLSQIIPLVEEHYAQRLRELREILLSLTQRVQETNLRNKRLLNRALHTVTTSIRLLSGQNGVYDDKGREQPANRQCFTVQT
- a CDS encoding transglycosylase SLT domain-containing protein; protein product: MSIEQIQQRVATGPADRAEQEKRLRHVCQEFESLFIAHLLKTMRECSTEEGLFGEGLGGDVYQSLFEAEVARKIAQTKGLGIADILYRNLVQQVRQQVPPVQKEPAPSQSVPGRISRYDAFIREACEQYSVPVHVVYAVIEQESAGNPHAVSAKKAKGLMQLMDHTARELGVRNVFDVRENIAAGVRYLRQMLDRFGGDLKRALAAYNAGPGAVERHNGVPPYAETQRFVERVLAAAEQYRSRLTTTNSSGTEVREDGV